The sequence TGACACGTTCCTTCGCTGCGGTATATAGTAAGTCGATTTGAGAATCGAACCGAAGGGAAGGTTTATGAATATCTGCGTCATCGGTACCGGCTATGTGGGACTCGTCACGGGCGCCTGTTTCGCCGACTTCGGCGTCAACGTATCTTGTGTCGACAAGGACGCCGTGAAGATAGACATGCTCAGGCGCGGCGAGATACCCATATACGAGCCGGGCCTCAAGGAGATAGTCGACAAGAACATACACGAAAAGAGGCTCTTTTTCACCACCGACCTGGGCGAGAGCATCCGCAACTCGCTCGTCATATTCATAGCCGTGGGCACCCCGCCCAGGGAAGACGGCTCGGCCGACCTCAGTTACATCGAGGAGGTGGCCAGGACCATAGCGGCCAACATGAACGGCTACAAGGTCGTCGTCACCAAGAGCACCGTCCCCGTGGGCACGGGCAAGCTCATCGAGGATATCATATCGAAGGAGCAGAAGGGGGAGCACAAGTTCGACGTGGCCTCCAACCCCGAGTTCCTCCGCGAGGGGTCGGCCGTCGAGGACTTCATGAGGCCCAACCGCGTGGTCCTCGGCGTGCGCAGCCCCCAGGCCACGGCCATACTCAAGGACCTCTACTCGCCGCTCTATCTCATCGAGACACCCTTTGTCATAACCGACATAGAGACGTCGGAGCTCATAAAGTACGCCTCCAACGCCTTCCTGGCCACAAAGATCTCGTTCATAAACGAGGTGGCCAACATATGCGAGCGCGTGGGCGCCGACGTCCACATGGTGGCCAAGGGCATGGGCCTCGACAACCGCATAGGTCCCAAGTTCCTCCACGCGGGACCGGGCTACGGCGGCTCGTGCTTCCCCAAGGACACCAAGGCCATAACGAAGATCGCCAGGGCCCACGACTACACCTTCAGGATAGTCGAGTCGGTCATAGAGGTGAACGACGAGCAGCGGCGCATCATGCTCGACAAGATAAGGACGCTCGCAGGCGGCCTCGAGGGCAGGACCATCGGCGTGCTGGGACTGGCCTTCAAGCCCAATACCGACGACATACGCGAGTCGCCGGCCATGGAGATAGTGGAGCGTCTCATCGCCGAAGGGGCGCGCATAAGGGCCTACGACCCGGCGGCCATGGACAACGCAAAAGAGGTGCTCCCCGCCGGCAGCGTCACATACTGCGAGGACTCCTACGACGTGGCCGAAGGGAGCGACGCCCTCGTGCTGCTCACCGAGTGGA is a genomic window of Deltaproteobacteria bacterium containing:
- a CDS encoding UDP-glucose/GDP-mannose dehydrogenase family protein, yielding MNICVIGTGYVGLVTGACFADFGVNVSCVDKDAVKIDMLRRGEIPIYEPGLKEIVDKNIHEKRLFFTTDLGESIRNSLVIFIAVGTPPREDGSADLSYIEEVARTIAANMNGYKVVVTKSTVPVGTGKLIEDIISKEQKGEHKFDVASNPEFLREGSAVEDFMRPNRVVLGVRSPQATAILKDLYSPLYLIETPFVITDIETSELIKYASNAFLATKISFINEVANICERVGADVHMVAKGMGLDNRIGPKFLHAGPGYGGSCFPKDTKAITKIARAHDYTFRIVESVIEVNDEQRRIMLDKIRTLAGGLEGRTIGVLGLAFKPNTDDIRESPAMEIVERLIAEGARIRAYDPAAMDNAKEVLPAGSVTYCEDSYDVAEGSDALVLLTEWNQFRKLDFDRLKGLLKAPRLADLRNVYDPAKVRSLGFDYVCVGRADQGEPAH